From a single Stomoxys calcitrans chromosome 4, idStoCalc2.1, whole genome shotgun sequence genomic region:
- the LOC131996635 gene encoding general odorant-binding protein 56h-like — translation MKNCEIFVIVFVVFSLNISKAFLLDELKVAASICREEFPDVKGDIYELFDGRMDANSDDDEFKCFVKCMVERQGSLVNGTIDITALLKDAKTGPLPNDYPPELVKMVEKCSLEKGANDCETAFKMVICVCNK, via the exons atgaaaaattgtgaaatttttgttattgtctttgttgttttttcacTAAACATATCAAAG GCTTTTCTCCTTGATGAATTGAAAGTAGCCGCCAGCATATGTCGAGAAGAGTTTCCAGATGTAAAAGGTGATATATATGAACTATTCGATGGTCGTATGGATGCCAACAGTGATGATGATGAGTTTAAATGTTTTGTCAAGTGCATGGTAGAAAGACAAGGATCATTGGTAAATGGCACGATTGACATAACGGCATTGCTTAAAGATGCTAAAACAGGTCCTTTGCCCAATGACTATCCCCCTGAGTTGGTTAAAATGGTTGAAAAATGTTCTCTGGAAAAGGGTGCAAATGATTGTGAAACTGCTTTCAAAATGGTTATTTGCGTGTGTAATAAGTGA
- the LOC106081871 gene encoding general odorant-binding protein 56h: MYKCRSMAIMKNLNIIILIFVAIALNISKALLKDEMKAAASTCRKEFPNVKTDIDDIFHGKIREKYDDDEFKCLVKCMMERQGSFVNGTLQRTSLLKYAKKDPLFNDYPPELLETIEKCSLMKGANDCETAFKMIACLI; encoded by the exons ATGTACAAGTGCCGTTCCATGGCCATAATGAAAAATCtgaatattattattttaatctTTGTGGCAATTGCTCTGAATATTTCAAAG GCTCTACTCAAAGATGAAATGAAGGCAGCTGCTTCCACATGTCGTAAAGAGTTCCCCAATGTCAAAACAGATATTGACGATATATTCCACGGCAAAATTCGCGAaaaatatgatgatgatgagttcaagtgtcttgtaaagtgcaTGATGGAAAGACAAGGATCATTTGTTAATGGCACGCTTCAAAGGACATCATTGCTTAAATATGCCAAAAAAGATCCTTTGTTTAATGACTATCCACCTGAGTTGCTAGAAACGATTGAAAAATGTTCCCTCATGAAGGGTGCAAATGATTGTGAGACTGCTTTTAAAATGATTGCCTGTCTGATATAA